The genomic window ACCCAAGGCGTAAAAACCTGGCTCAATTACGCAAGCTTATCCTTGTTCAGTTTTTCAAGCAGAACCTTCAGCTCCTTGCCTGCCTTGAACTTGATGACAGCGCGGCTGGGAATCACGACATCCTTTTCCGGCTTGTTGGGATTACGGCCCACGCGGGATTTGCGCTGCTGAATCTGGAATACCCCAAAATTACGCAATTCAACGTTGCGTCCTTCGCCGATTGCCTTCGCAATCACGTCAAGCGTCATCTGGACAGTTTCCTTGACTTCCTTCTGCGGGAAATTTGTCTTCTCGTAGATTTCCAATACAATGTCGCGTTTGGTTAAGTTCGAAGCCATGAATTGAGTTTTTGGAAATTACCTTAATGATTCACGCAGAAATCTTTAACAAAAATGGAATCGTCAGTCTTTTCAACTGTCAACTGAATTTTATGAACGATAAGGAAAAAGAAAACCCTCTCGATGAACTGAAACGACAATTGGAGAGCATGTTTCAGGGTCAATCCGGGTCCTCGGCAATGCCTTCCTTTCTGAACCCGGGAGCCGCATCAGGTCCGTCCAAAGAGGGTCCACACCCAAAACCCAGTGATCAGGATGCAAAAGATCAGGCCATTCTTAAGAAAATCCGCGAGTTCAACCTGAAACCGAAGGAGATCACCGATTACCTCAACCGTTTCGTGATCCGCCAGGATGAAGCCAAAAAGGTTCTTTCCGTCGCGATCTGCGATCACTTCAACCATGTTCGCAAGTGTATTGAAGATCCACAGCTTGGGCGTGAGGAATACCACAAGCAGAACATCCTGCTGCTCGGACCAACCGGTGTCGGAAAAACCTACCTGATGCGCACCATCGCCAAACTGATTGGTGTTCCATTTGTCAAAGCCGACGCTACCAAATTTTCGGAAACCGGATATGTGGGCGCTGATGTGGAAGACCTTGTCAGGGATCTCGTGAAGGTCGCCAATGGCAACATCGACCTGGCTCAGTATGGCATCATTTACATTGATGAAATCGACAAAATCGCCAACGCGGGTGGCAGTTCGGGAGGCAAGGATGTATCGGGTCGTGGTGTGCAGATCAATCTGCTCAAGATCATGGAAGACACCGAGGTCAGCCAGTTCAGCCCCACCGATATCATGGCTCAGATGCAGGCCGTGATGGGGGGGAATCGTCAAAAGGGAACCATTTCCACCCGACACATTCTCTTCATCGTCAGTGGCGCCTTCGACAAGCTGGCAGAGAATATTCAAAAACGTCTCAACGCCACCAAGATCGGATTTGATGCCAACCCCGACAAATCCGATGCAGCCCTCAATCAGGCCCTTCAACAAGCCGAAACCCGCGATTTCATTGACTACGGTTTCGAACCCGAGTTTGTGGGGCGTTTGCCCGTGCGCGTTGCCTGTGATCCGCTGAGCGTTTCCGATCTCGCAAAAATCATGACCACTTCTGAAGGCAGTATCCTCAAGCAGTATCACCGGGACTTTCAGGGATTTGGTATCGACTTCGATATCAATCCCGAAGCCATTCTGGAGGTGGCACGCCGGGCGCACGGACAAAAAACCGGAGCCAGAGGCATTCTCACGGTGCTCGAACGCCTGTTCCGTGATTTCAAGTTTGAGCTGCCCTCAACCGGCATTCGCTCATTTGAAGTGACCGAAGCCACCCTGAAGGATCCGCGCTCCGAACTCGAAAAACTGCTTCGCGACAACCTTCACCTCATGGCGGAGGTTCATCGAAAGGATGTGGAACGCTTCGCTGCTGCATTCAAAAACCAGTTCGATCTCGAGCTGCAGTTCAATGATGATGCAATTGCTGCACTCGCATCACTGGCAGAGCAGGAGCGTCAGTCGATCTACTCGGCTTGCGAAGTCTGTTTCAGCGACGCCCAGCACGGTCTGAAAATCATTGCGCGCAACACAGGACGAACCCGATTCGAAATCGATTCCACCTTTGTCCAACAGACCGACAATGTCATCTCCAAGTGGGTGGTGGAGAGTTTCAAAAACGCTGACACCTCAGAACCGTCCGAGGACGCATCCCGTTAAAACCCGGGAACGCAATCGGCAACATCATTCCCGCGACTGCATTTCAGACCATGCCCGAAGCAAAGGCCGTAAACAAATTCTTCAGCGACATTGCGCCATCCTATGATCTCGCCAACCGGGTCATGAGTTCCGGCATAGATGTGGGATGGCGACGCTACCTTGCACGGCGCGTCTCCGCCAGTCACCCCGTCGATCTGCTCGACCTCGCGACAGGAAGCGGAGATGTTGCCTTCACACTGGCGCGCAAGGTGAAATCCGCCCAACACATCCTTGCGACCGATTTCTGCCAGCCGATGCTTGAACAGGCCATGCAGAAGCAGTCGACACGTCGGGGAGCTGAGCGGGTTTCCTTCCAACAAGCAGATTGTCTCAACCTGCCCATGGACGACAATTCCTTTGACGTGGTCACGATCGCATTCGGACTGCGCAATCTCGAGGACCGGGCGAGGGGTCTCGCTGAAATACTTCGGGTGCTGCGCCCCGGTGGTCGTTTGCTGGTGCTCGAATTCACCCAGCCCGACCGATGGATTCGCGGTTTTTACTACTGGTACCTGAAACACATCATTCCCCGAATTTCCGGCAAACTCACAGGTCACGAAGATGCCTACGAATACCTTGGCTCAAGCATTGAGGCATTCCCCGAAAAAGCAAAGCTCGCTGCCGAACTCGAAGCTGCCGGATTTACCGACATCCGCATGAAGGGCCTCACCTTCTCCATCGCTGCAGTTCATGAAGGCAGCAAGCCCGTGACTTGATCCGCCACTCGTTGTCATGACCGGCCTGCCTGCGTTTTCACGTTGCAGAATCCTGTGACTGGGTACAAAACATGCGAATCCCACGACGGTATCATCTCCTGTGTAACAACCGTTATTGAACCGAATAACTGGCAACCATGCGCTCCATTCGAAACCTGATGCTCTGCGCCCTCGGCGTTGGCTTGTCCCTCTCCAGTGCAACTCTGCACGCAAATGAACTCGGACCGCTCATTGAGCTGCTGATCAAAAAGGATATCATCACTGCCGAAGAAGCGGAGGAACTGCGAGCAGAATTGTCAACGGAGTATGCCGCCACCCCGGCAGGCAAACTCTCCCTGCCCGAAAAGGTCAAGCAACTCCGGGTCGAGGCCGACTTGCGCACACGCTACCAGCACGAAAGTGTGCGCGCTCAGGGACAATCCGATGCGAAGGAGCGCAACCGCTGGCGATATCGCCTCAAAATGGGCTGGTTCTATAAATTTTCTGAAGGCTGGAGCACCGGTATTCAGGTGGAAACCAGTGACAACTCCGACTCCACCAACACCGACTTCGGTGGGTATTTTGACAAGGAGGGAGACGATCTCTTTCTCGGCCAGGTCTACCTCGACTACAGTTCACGCACTTCGTTTGCCGATTTGATCAACTTCACGGTTGGCAAGAAAAAACACCCGTTCATGATGCCTTCTGCAGTGTGGGACAGTGACATCAATCCTGAGGGCTTCACCCAGCAAATGGGCTGGATCTATGAAGGCGATCACTGGTTAAAACTGCGCGCCGGACAATACCTCATCGACGAGATCAGGGAAGACAGGACTGGTGCTGAGCGCGACCGCTGGCTCTTCGTTGCACAGGCTGAATACCAATACCACCTCGGTCTGCGCTCAGACCTGCGCATCGCCCCCTACATCCTGGTAGAGAGCGGGGGTACGACCTCCAGCTCTATCGCCGAAGGCGGGAATACTCCCAGCAATGAAAATCACATCCCCTATTTTCGCAACATGGCATTTGTTGCACTTCCCGTGGAGTGGAAGTTTCATTACCGCAATACGCCTCAACAGCTCAGTGCAGCAGTTGGCATGAACCTGAAAGGGGATGACGCTATCCTTGATCTGCGCAGCCCCTATCGTCCCACTCACTTCTCAGGATCACTGCTTCGCGATTCCAACAACCTCTTTCTCCAAACCGCCTACCGCATCGGAAGTAATCGAAATGCAAGGGATTGGATGCTCTCACTCGAATACCGCTACCTCGGCGCTGCAG from Puniceicoccaceae bacterium includes these protein-coding regions:
- a CDS encoding HU family DNA-binding protein, with the translated sequence MASNLTKRDIVLEIYEKTNFPQKEVKETVQMTLDVIAKAIGEGRNVELRNFGVFQIQQRKSRVGRNPNKPEKDVVIPSRAVIKFKAGKELKVLLEKLNKDKLA
- a CDS encoding AAA family ATPase; amino-acid sequence: MNDKEKENPLDELKRQLESMFQGQSGSSAMPSFLNPGAASGPSKEGPHPKPSDQDAKDQAILKKIREFNLKPKEITDYLNRFVIRQDEAKKVLSVAICDHFNHVRKCIEDPQLGREEYHKQNILLLGPTGVGKTYLMRTIAKLIGVPFVKADATKFSETGYVGADVEDLVRDLVKVANGNIDLAQYGIIYIDEIDKIANAGGSSGGKDVSGRGVQINLLKIMEDTEVSQFSPTDIMAQMQAVMGGNRQKGTISTRHILFIVSGAFDKLAENIQKRLNATKIGFDANPDKSDAALNQALQQAETRDFIDYGFEPEFVGRLPVRVACDPLSVSDLAKIMTTSEGSILKQYHRDFQGFGIDFDINPEAILEVARRAHGQKTGARGILTVLERLFRDFKFELPSTGIRSFEVTEATLKDPRSELEKLLRDNLHLMAEVHRKDVERFAAAFKNQFDLELQFNDDAIAALASLAEQERQSIYSACEVCFSDAQHGLKIIARNTGRTRFEIDSTFVQQTDNVISKWVVESFKNADTSEPSEDASR
- the ubiE gene encoding bifunctional demethylmenaquinone methyltransferase/2-methoxy-6-polyprenyl-1,4-benzoquinol methylase UbiE, yielding MPEAKAVNKFFSDIAPSYDLANRVMSSGIDVGWRRYLARRVSASHPVDLLDLATGSGDVAFTLARKVKSAQHILATDFCQPMLEQAMQKQSTRRGAERVSFQQADCLNLPMDDNSFDVVTIAFGLRNLEDRARGLAEILRVLRPGGRLLVLEFTQPDRWIRGFYYWYLKHIIPRISGKLTGHEDAYEYLGSSIEAFPEKAKLAAELEAAGFTDIRMKGLTFSIAAVHEGSKPVT
- a CDS encoding putative porin — encoded protein: MRSIRNLMLCALGVGLSLSSATLHANELGPLIELLIKKDIITAEEAEELRAELSTEYAATPAGKLSLPEKVKQLRVEADLRTRYQHESVRAQGQSDAKERNRWRYRLKMGWFYKFSEGWSTGIQVETSDNSDSTNTDFGGYFDKEGDDLFLGQVYLDYSSRTSFADLINFTVGKKKHPFMMPSAVWDSDINPEGFTQQMGWIYEGDHWLKLRAGQYLIDEIREDRTGAERDRWLFVAQAEYQYHLGLRSDLRIAPYILVESGGTTSSSIAEGGNTPSNENHIPYFRNMAFVALPVEWKFHYRNTPQQLSAAVGMNLKGDDAILDLRSPYRPTHFSGSLLRDSNNLFLQTAYRIGSNRNARDWMLSLEYRYLGAAAITPNLSDSDFGKNRLNQKGFILSGSYMISDSVKFELTYLSSEAIRSNWRSQVADASDVDLIQVDLSAKF